The sequence below is a genomic window from Streptomyces parvus.
CGATGAGCTGGCTCGCGGTCGACGGCTACGGTTTCGACCGCGCCTACTTCGCACCGAAACGATGGGTGGACGAGCAGCGGCTGGACATCCCGTACGCCTGGGAGGGCCGGCCCGGCTACTTCCAGCGGGCAGTGGATCAGGGCATCGGGCGAGCCCTGTGGTTCATCCACGGCGCCGCGGTGGATGCCGTGTGCGCCGCGGTCGACCGGTTCGCCTCCGACCGCAGGCCGGACCTGTGGGCCGGTGTCGGGCTCGCGGCCACGTTCGCCGGGTGTTCCACCACGGCAGAGCTGAACACGCTTCGCGCCCGGTCGGGCGAGCTGGCCGGGCATGTCGCCCAGGGCTCGGTCTTCGCCGCGAAGGCGCGCCACTTCTCGATGACGGTTCCCGAGCACACCCGGACAGCGCTGCACGCGCTGGCCGGCCTCACCGTCGAGTCCGCAGCCGACCTCGCTGACGACGCCGCGCCCCCCTCGGGCTCCGGCGACGGTGTTCCCAGCTACGAGATCTGGCGCAGATCAGTGCGCGAGAAGCTTCCGGTCAATTTCCCCTGAGCATTTCCGGAGTAGACATTCGGTCACCTCAATTGAATAAGTTCGGCTGAGCGAAATAGGGATGTCAGGCAAGAGAATCGAGGGGCGGTCTTTCAGGTGTCCATGTTGCGTGCGCTGAGGCGCCGAGTTCTCACTCCCAATGTTCGGGAAACACGGCTGGAAACACGGGGCTTCCACATCAAGGACGCCGAGGCCAAGCACCAGTTGGAGACGGTCGGGACAAGCTTCCTGCAGGGGTACGCGTACGCGGTCGAGGCACGTTCGGCGAGCCAGGCCGTCGACTGGTTGGAGACCGTGCCCCGGGCCTTTCGCGGGTTCGCCTACGAGGGCGCAGGCATGGGCGCCGTCATGCTCGACTCCCTCACCGGGGGCAGCCGGCGGCTGACCGGGATCCTGGAGGGCGAGGGCCGGCGGCACAACTACATGATCTACGTCGGCATCGGTTGGGCGATGGCCCGGCTCCCCAAGTTCCTGTGGCCCGACGTAACCGCGACCGACCCGGTGCTGCGCTGGCTGATCCTGGACGGGTACGGCTTCCACCAGGCGTACTTCAAGACGAACTCCTACGTTCGCGATCCGGCCGCCGAACACCCCTTCACCTGGAAGGGCGGCCCGGACGCCTACAGCGCGCGCGCCATCGACCAGGGCATCGGGCGGGCCATGTGGTTCGTCGGGGGCACCGACCCCGACGTCGTGGCCGACCTCATCGGCACGTTCCCCGAGCACCGCCACGCCGACCTCTACGCGGGCGCCGGGCTGGCCTGCACCTACGCGGGAAGCGTGGACGGGGACGAGCTGCGGCGCTTCGCCAAGCACGCGGGCGACCATCTGCCCAGCCTCGTACAGGGATCCGCGTTCGCCTGCGAGGCGCGGGAGCGGGCGGGGACGACGACCGCCCACACGCACCTGGCCGCCCAGATCCTGTGCGGCGGCCGGACCCCGGCGGAAGCCGCACGGGTGTGCACCGACGCACGGCCCGCCACCTGCGGCGGCGGGGAGACTCCGGCCTTCGAGACCTGGCGGCAGCAGATCGCCACCACCATCAGTTCCATTCCTCCCACGCAGAAGGGCGCCGTCGCATGACACATCCAATTTCGTGGCTGCGGAAGCAGGCTCCGGGGGTCGTCGCACTCGCTGTCATGGTCGGCACTTTCTACGCGGTGAAGCCGTCGGAGTCGAGCGCCGCCGAGAAAAGGGAAATGGCGGAGAGTTTCGCTTTCAAGCCGATGGCGATATCCATGCCGGGCGGGTACAAGAAACAGAGCGTCCGCAAGGTGAACAAGGCCTACAAGCACATCGAGGCGTGGATCTCCTCGGTCGGCGCCGGCGTCGCCATGAACGACATCGACGGCGACGGCCTGCCCAACGACCTCTGCATCACCGATCCGCAGATCGACCAGACCGTCGTCACCCCGGCCCCGGCGCCCGGTCGCGAGAGTCCCTCGTACGCCCCCTTCGTGCTCGACCCGGCTCCGCTGCCCAAGAGCGACATCATGGCACCGATCGGCTGCGTCCCCGGGGACTTCAACGAGGACGGCGCGATGGACCTGCTCGTCTACTACTGGGGCCGCACCCCGGTGATCTTCCAGGCGAAGAAGGAGCCCGGCAAGGACACCACGACGATGGATCCGAAGTGCTTCGAACCCGTCGAACTGGTCCCCGGCAGCAGTGGCAGCACCTACAAGGGCCCCCTGTGGAACTCCAACGCTGCGACGGTCGCCGACTTCGACGGCGACGGTCACAATGACATCTACATCGGGAACTACTTCCCCGACAGCCCCGTCCTGGACGACAGCGTGCACGGCGGCGTGACGATGAACGACTCGCTCTCCCACGCCCAGAACGGCGGCGGCGGTCACTTCTTCCGCTGGACCCCTTCCGGCTTCGAGGAGGTCAAGAACGTCCTGCCGAAGGGCATCGACCGGGGCTGGACCCTTGCTGTGTCGGCCACCGAC
It includes:
- a CDS encoding DUF1702 family protein, which gives rise to MSMLRALRRRVLTPNVRETRLETRGFHIKDAEAKHQLETVGTSFLQGYAYAVEARSASQAVDWLETVPRAFRGFAYEGAGMGAVMLDSLTGGSRRLTGILEGEGRRHNYMIYVGIGWAMARLPKFLWPDVTATDPVLRWLILDGYGFHQAYFKTNSYVRDPAAEHPFTWKGGPDAYSARAIDQGIGRAMWFVGGTDPDVVADLIGTFPEHRHADLYAGAGLACTYAGSVDGDELRRFAKHAGDHLPSLVQGSAFACEARERAGTTTAHTHLAAQILCGGRTPAEAARVCTDARPATCGGGETPAFETWRQQIATTISSIPPTQKGAVA
- a CDS encoding DUF1702 family protein, with product MASVTGSLRRLLMAPSLADVSFAGRGFPVAETAATRQLETIPQTVVTGFEWGIESKSLWETERRLSLVDEELRGFAYEGATMASVIRDSMPGRGGRTAELLQGAGRRHIFLNYIGIGFAMAKLPRPLWKKVMPALDGEDFYPPMSWLAVDGYGFDRAYFAPKRWVDEQRLDIPYAWEGRPGYFQRAVDQGIGRALWFIHGAAVDAVCAAVDRFASDRRPDLWAGVGLAATFAGCSTTAELNTLRARSGELAGHVAQGSVFAAKARHFSMTVPEHTRTALHALAGLTVESAADLADDAAPPSGSGDGVPSYEIWRRSVREKLPVNFP